A window of the Burkholderia sp. 9120 genome harbors these coding sequences:
- a CDS encoding enoyl-CoA hydratase/isomerase family protein has protein sequence MTRIVHPAQRLLAEPDGFRVEFKEADSRADIVFDRPPFNIVSMLQRDQLRAAFEALDDDPRVRVIVVRAVGEHFSSGGDIKGFIEASPEHVSKLAWNIAAPARCSKPVIAENRGYCFGVGFELSLACDFRIATETTLYALPEQKLGQIPGSGGSARLQKMVGIGRTKDIVMRSRRITGEQAYNWGIATELVADAELESATDSLVRELLAFSPLAQRTAKKLLNDTEDAPLSIAIELEGHSYSRLRSSNDFREGVEAFHEKRKAVFNGS, from the coding sequence ATGACCAGAATCGTTCATCCCGCTCAACGACTGCTTGCGGAACCCGATGGCTTTCGGGTGGAGTTTAAAGAGGCGGACTCCCGTGCCGACATCGTATTTGACCGGCCGCCATTCAATATCGTGTCCATGTTGCAGCGCGATCAGCTGCGTGCCGCATTCGAGGCTTTGGACGATGATCCGAGGGTTCGCGTGATCGTGGTTCGCGCTGTTGGCGAGCACTTTTCGAGCGGTGGCGATATCAAAGGGTTTATCGAAGCCTCGCCTGAACATGTCTCGAAGCTGGCATGGAACATCGCGGCGCCGGCGCGGTGCAGTAAGCCGGTAATCGCTGAAAATCGGGGGTACTGCTTCGGCGTCGGTTTCGAACTGTCGCTTGCGTGCGACTTCAGAATCGCAACAGAGACGACGCTGTATGCGCTTCCAGAACAAAAGCTTGGTCAGATTCCGGGCTCTGGTGGCTCCGCGCGTCTGCAGAAAATGGTAGGGATCGGGCGTACGAAGGATATCGTCATGCGCTCACGTCGCATTACCGGAGAGCAGGCGTACAACTGGGGCATTGCGACCGAACTGGTAGCGGACGCAGAACTGGAAAGTGCGACAGATTCTCTTGTCCGTGAATTGCTTGCGTTCTCGCCTTTAGCGCAGCGTACCGCGAAGAAGCTGCTGAACGACACGGAGGATGCTCCGTTGTCGATTGCAATTGAACTCGAAGGCCACAGCTACAGCCGTCTGCGTAGTTCCAACGACTTCCGCGAAGGCGTCGAGGCGTTCCATGAGAAACGCAAGGCTGTTTTCAACGGTAGCTAA
- a CDS encoding AraC family transcriptional regulator, protein MSSAIKIYQGRFGRVALLDMDAPLVQHAHHHCHLLIKAAGPDTFFAVRDELQPLTADTAVLVNPWESHAYVHNSQAEQHTIILAMYIEPDWLAQVQHPLGHAGRPEFFPQPCVPMSASARKLSEELGLEMWWSDSIAAGRLEGLLCDLMIAVIDPGKSWRELSRQMEVASRRPSDPRIRKAISWLRENTGADPDMNGLAEHCGLSRAHFFALFHRCTGVTPNVYLNVLRMEAAIKDLSSTSNSMTDISYDLGFSAPGHFTRFFRQHLGITPSEYRKVVDIYDPNLDQVEI, encoded by the coding sequence GTGTCCAGTGCGATCAAAATTTACCAGGGCAGGTTCGGTCGGGTGGCGTTGCTGGATATGGACGCACCGCTGGTTCAGCACGCTCATCACCATTGCCATTTGCTGATAAAAGCGGCCGGACCTGACACATTCTTTGCTGTGCGTGATGAATTGCAGCCCCTGACGGCCGATACGGCTGTGCTTGTAAATCCTTGGGAGTCGCACGCCTACGTACACAATAGCCAGGCGGAACAGCACACGATCATTCTTGCGATGTATATCGAGCCCGACTGGTTGGCTCAAGTGCAACATCCGCTCGGACACGCTGGACGCCCTGAGTTTTTCCCGCAGCCCTGCGTGCCCATGTCTGCCTCGGCGCGAAAACTATCGGAGGAGCTTGGACTTGAGATGTGGTGGTCCGATAGTATCGCTGCGGGGCGTCTGGAGGGGCTGCTTTGCGACTTGATGATCGCGGTCATAGACCCCGGAAAGAGCTGGCGTGAATTGTCGAGACAGATGGAAGTCGCCAGCCGTCGCCCGAGTGACCCTCGCATCCGGAAGGCGATATCCTGGCTTCGCGAGAATACCGGGGCCGATCCGGACATGAACGGACTGGCGGAGCATTGCGGCTTGTCACGTGCTCACTTCTTCGCGCTGTTTCATCGCTGCACCGGCGTCACCCCCAACGTCTACCTCAACGTATTGCGTATGGAGGCAGCCATCAAAGACCTGTCCTCAACCAGCAATTCGATGACCGATATCTCGTACGACCTGGGATTTTCGGCGCCTGGGCATTTCACGCGGTTTTTCCGTCAGCATCTCGGCATTACGCCGAGTGAATACCGCAAGGTCGTGGATATCTACGATCCCAATCTCGATCAGGTCGAAATCTGA